A single genomic interval of Nocardioides nitrophenolicus harbors:
- a CDS encoding alpha/beta hydrolase fold domain-containing protein codes for MQLPLRAARALTRRVVRPVLGTRLSPAHQRRVIDALMRFPVLPTGTSVRPTTLGGVPADRVTTPASGHDRALLYLHGGAYLAGSPITHRAVGAHLADATGTVAHVLDYRLAPEHPYPAAVEDALAAYRALLDTGLAPERIVVAGDSAGGGLALALALRARSLGVPLPAALGLISPWVDARLGGLADHIDDPLLTRGWLELGARSYAEHHREHPEVSPLLADPADLAALPPLFVHAASEELFVDDVERFVAAARAAGAAVTYRRLEGHWHVSHLYAGMVREASEVVAELGGWLRSALPNG; via the coding sequence ATGCAGCTCCCGCTCCGCGCCGCCCGGGCGCTCACCCGCCGCGTCGTGCGCCCGGTGCTCGGCACCCGCCTGTCCCCCGCGCACCAGCGGCGGGTGATCGACGCGCTGATGAGGTTCCCCGTTCTGCCGACGGGCACCTCGGTCCGACCCACCACCCTCGGCGGCGTCCCGGCCGACCGGGTCACCACCCCGGCCAGCGGCCACGACCGGGCCCTGCTCTATCTCCACGGCGGCGCCTACCTGGCCGGCTCGCCGATCACCCACCGCGCCGTCGGCGCCCACCTGGCCGACGCCACGGGCACCGTCGCCCACGTCCTCGACTACCGGCTTGCACCCGAGCACCCCTATCCCGCCGCGGTCGAGGACGCCCTCGCCGCCTATCGCGCGCTGCTCGACACCGGCCTGGCGCCGGAGCGGATCGTGGTCGCCGGCGACTCGGCGGGCGGCGGGCTCGCCCTCGCCCTGGCGCTGCGGGCCCGCTCGCTCGGCGTCCCTCTCCCGGCGGCGCTGGGCCTGATCTCGCCGTGGGTCGACGCACGACTCGGCGGCCTCGCTGACCACATCGACGACCCGCTCCTCACCCGCGGCTGGCTCGAGCTCGGCGCCCGTTCGTACGCCGAGCACCACCGCGAGCACCCCGAGGTCTCGCCCCTGCTGGCCGATCCCGCCGACCTGGCGGCGCTGCCGCCGCTGTTCGTGCACGCGGCGAGCGAGGAGCTGTTCGTCGACGACGTCGAGCGGTTCGTCGCGGCCGCGCGGGCCGCGGGCGCCGCCGTCACCTACCGCCGGCTCGAGGGGCACTGGCATGTGTCCCACCTCTACGCCGGGATGGTCCGCGAGGCGAGCGAGGTGGTCGCCGAGCTGGGCGGCTGGCTGCGGTCGGCCCTGCCGAACGGCTAA
- a CDS encoding IclR family transcriptional regulator produces MTTPRAAAPGAQTLARGLRALELVAGATEGMSVQELSAELDVHRSITSRLLTTLADFRLVTRGQDGRYRPGAGLAALATGVHMTLREAAEPILRDLAARLDATVSLLVVEGDEAVALTVVEPPRASFLISFRTGGHHPLGRGSAGIALLAALPPQPGEPEAVAEARRAGHARTYGEVEPGAYGVAAPIPHVAGMPTACINLITHRVEVADAAAPAIEAAAAELHARLS; encoded by the coding sequence ATGACCACCCCCCGCGCCGCTGCCCCCGGCGCCCAGACCCTCGCCCGCGGCCTCCGCGCGCTCGAGCTGGTCGCGGGCGCGACGGAGGGCATGTCGGTGCAGGAGCTGTCGGCGGAGCTCGACGTCCATCGGTCGATCACGTCGCGGCTGTTGACGACATTGGCGGACTTCCGGCTGGTGACCCGGGGCCAGGATGGCCGGTACCGGCCGGGCGCGGGGCTGGCGGCGCTGGCGACGGGCGTGCACATGACGCTGCGGGAGGCGGCGGAGCCGATCCTGCGTGACCTGGCGGCGCGGCTCGACGCGACGGTGTCGCTGCTGGTGGTCGAGGGGGATGAGGCGGTGGCGCTGACGGTGGTCGAGCCGCCGCGCGCGAGCTTCCTGATCTCGTTCCGCACCGGCGGGCATCACCCGCTCGGGCGCGGGTCGGCCGGGATCGCGCTGCTGGCGGCGCTGCCGCCGCAGCCGGGTGAGCCGGAGGCGGTCGCCGAGGCGCGACGGGCCGGCCATGCCCGGACGTACGGCGAGGTCGAGCCCGGCGCGTACGGCGTCGCCGCGCCGATCCCCCACGTCGCCGGCATGCCCACGGCCTGCATCAACCTGATCACGCACCGCGTCGAGGTCGCCGACGCCGCCGCGCCCGCCATCGAGGCGGCCGCCGCCGAGCTGCACGCCCGGCTGAGCTGA
- a CDS encoding alpha/beta fold hydrolase, translated as MTLTQESAARDLTLDSGVRLRFYEAGDPLAPVVVLLHGSGPGATGWSNFSGNIEAIADAGFHVLAPDMPGWGDSDAVATVDMDHDRDLVGFLDALGVERAALVGNSMGGHTAVRFATLHPERITHLVTMGASLGRGPASLFGPGDGPSEGLKVLVRAYKDASPENMKALVEIMTFDKERFATPELTAARSAAALARPDHLRNYVEGLAHGAPIPIKVDRDRVAEIAVPTLLIHGKDDRVLHYETTLWLLANIPNSRAVLLNRCGHWAMIEHAAEFNRLVVDFLTHS; from the coding sequence ATGACGCTCACCCAGGAGTCCGCCGCCCGCGACCTGACGCTCGACTCGGGTGTCCGCCTGCGCTTCTACGAGGCCGGGGACCCGCTCGCGCCGGTCGTGGTCCTGCTGCACGGCTCGGGCCCCGGAGCGACCGGGTGGTCCAACTTCTCGGGCAACATCGAGGCGATCGCGGACGCCGGCTTCCACGTGCTGGCGCCCGACATGCCCGGCTGGGGCGACTCGGACGCGGTGGCCACGGTCGACATGGACCACGACCGCGACCTGGTCGGCTTCCTCGACGCGCTCGGTGTCGAGCGAGCGGCGCTGGTCGGCAACTCGATGGGCGGCCACACGGCGGTGCGCTTCGCGACCCTCCACCCCGAGCGGATCACCCACCTGGTCACGATGGGCGCCTCGCTCGGGCGCGGCCCGGCGTCCCTGTTCGGCCCCGGTGACGGACCGAGCGAGGGACTCAAGGTCCTCGTCCGGGCGTACAAGGACGCGAGCCCCGAGAACATGAAGGCCCTGGTCGAGATCATGACCTTCGACAAGGAGCGGTTCGCGACGCCCGAGCTCACCGCCGCCCGCTCGGCCGCCGCCCTCGCCCGCCCCGACCACCTGCGCAACTACGTCGAGGGCCTGGCCCACGGTGCGCCGATCCCCATCAAGGTGGACCGCGACCGGGTCGCGGAGATCGCCGTGCCGACGCTGCTGATCCACGGCAAGGACGACCGGGTGCTCCACTACGAGACGACGCTGTGGCTGCTCGCCAACATCCCGAACTCCCGCGCCGTGCTGCTCAACCGCTGCGGGCACTGGGCGATGATCGAGCACGCCGCGGAGTTCAACCGCCTCGTCGTCGACTTCCTCACCCACAGCTGA
- a CDS encoding DUF262 domain-containing protein — MDNPEPRAQYLNVVLRQIARTALRIPRFQRHFVWDERDVIELLGSIQRGYPIGSVLTWRVEASDEYFSGFRHDPFPEADDALATFEVVLDGAQRLSSLYGCLRNAAASPIYRVVFDTRNQSFHHASAHVDPWQIPMDALFDSRRFLEVQATISTLADSEDLLPRALDLYSTFQDYQIPIIAISNAVLEDVVEVFRRVNSSGTPLSSVDFVRALTWQSSFDLEETFDAFAERFQATPLEGFSEDFLVRCLSIAAGLSLDSRDSRQLKVLSSRPGGLSEELSAMETALEEVAIFLGKINVRSMREVPYEVQRLLLFSLKLYKLDVSDDVLEDWFWRSTFAEEHQSKPESYVTRLVRSMRSGDPQPALEVRKPIDAGLLATRSRRAGSAVAIGFELLLRRLGARSLLSGEEVSVHEGMHGLLYSRSELAEVASDGLALPSGGPLSNIVLLSEADAIEWRYLRKTHSVGELFALCQSRTESAAEIWSSQGLGDVEGRSAAEVLTSRSAQLLAEFLPPGASQRSGGSNSSQHWLEIQRAVQRFIGFDPMRERVDERLTDLRIAMIALVDDLPEWNGLDRWLEAERLLGAGLGRQVIEQAQPSDSTDRRLEILGPYQLWAHALTNNLRFLRSRGYDPHLLADLAQNAERAQRGVYESNGWIAPQG, encoded by the coding sequence ATGGATAACCCGGAGCCGCGGGCGCAGTACCTCAATGTAGTCCTCCGCCAGATTGCTCGAACCGCGCTCAGGATCCCCCGGTTTCAGCGTCACTTCGTCTGGGATGAGCGTGACGTGATCGAGTTGCTAGGCAGTATTCAAAGGGGCTACCCAATCGGTAGTGTCTTGACTTGGCGCGTCGAGGCGTCCGACGAGTACTTTTCGGGGTTTCGTCACGATCCCTTTCCGGAGGCCGATGACGCTTTGGCGACATTCGAGGTCGTCCTGGACGGCGCGCAACGGCTGTCGAGTCTGTACGGATGTCTTCGCAATGCAGCGGCAAGTCCGATCTATCGTGTCGTTTTCGACACACGCAATCAGTCATTTCACCATGCGAGCGCGCACGTTGACCCGTGGCAGATCCCGATGGATGCCCTCTTTGATAGCCGGCGATTCTTGGAGGTGCAGGCGACTATCTCCACTCTCGCAGACTCGGAAGATTTGTTGCCGCGTGCCCTTGATCTGTATTCGACGTTTCAGGACTACCAGATCCCGATCATCGCGATCTCTAACGCGGTTCTCGAAGATGTGGTTGAGGTCTTCCGACGCGTTAACAGTAGTGGTACTCCCTTGTCGAGTGTCGACTTTGTCCGGGCGTTGACCTGGCAGTCGAGCTTCGACCTAGAGGAGACCTTCGATGCCTTCGCAGAGCGGTTTCAGGCCACTCCCCTCGAAGGCTTTTCGGAGGATTTTCTGGTGCGCTGTCTCTCCATCGCTGCCGGCCTATCACTTGATAGCCGGGACAGTCGGCAACTGAAAGTCTTGTCCTCTCGTCCAGGCGGTCTTTCAGAGGAACTCTCTGCAATGGAGACCGCCTTGGAGGAAGTCGCGATCTTCCTAGGAAAGATCAACGTACGCAGTATGCGTGAGGTGCCATACGAGGTGCAGCGTCTCCTTCTCTTCTCCCTCAAGCTCTACAAGTTGGACGTGTCAGACGATGTGCTTGAGGACTGGTTTTGGCGCTCCACCTTCGCAGAGGAGCACCAAAGCAAGCCCGAGTCCTACGTGACCAGGCTCGTAAGGTCGATGCGAAGCGGAGATCCTCAGCCAGCCCTTGAGGTTCGGAAACCCATCGATGCGGGCTTGCTGGCGACTCGAAGCCGGCGGGCCGGATCGGCTGTAGCCATCGGTTTCGAGTTGTTGTTGCGGCGACTGGGGGCTCGGTCTTTGCTGTCAGGAGAGGAGGTCTCCGTCCACGAGGGGATGCACGGACTCCTATATAGTCGAAGCGAGCTTGCAGAAGTAGCCAGCGACGGCCTTGCACTGCCGTCGGGTGGGCCCCTCTCCAACATAGTACTTCTTAGCGAAGCCGATGCCATTGAATGGCGCTATCTCCGCAAGACCCACTCTGTGGGTGAGCTATTCGCGTTGTGCCAGTCGCGGACAGAGTCGGCTGCGGAAATCTGGTCGTCCCAGGGACTAGGTGACGTCGAAGGTAGATCAGCGGCGGAGGTGCTCACCAGCAGGTCGGCCCAACTGCTGGCCGAGTTCCTTCCGCCGGGGGCATCGCAGCGCAGTGGCGGGTCAAATAGCTCTCAGCACTGGCTAGAGATCCAGAGGGCGGTCCAGCGGTTTATCGGATTCGACCCAATGAGGGAGCGAGTAGACGAGCGACTGACGGACTTGCGGATTGCAATGATCGCGCTGGTCGACGATCTGCCCGAATGGAACGGACTGGATAGATGGCTGGAGGCCGAGCGTTTGCTGGGCGCTGGCCTGGGTCGGCAAGTGATTGAACAAGCGCAACCCTCGGATTCTACGGATCGGCGACTAGAGATTCTCGGCCCGTACCAGTTGTGGGCCCATGCGCTCACGAACAACCTGCGTTTTCTACGAAGCCGCGGCTATGACCCTCATCTTCTCGCTGACCTTGCTCAGAACGCGGAGCGAGCTCAGCGTGGGGTCTACGAGTCGAATGGCTGGATTGCGCCGCAGGGGTAG
- a CDS encoding 3-carboxyethylcatechol 2,3-dioxygenase, producing MSLALVCMSHSPLLDFAEPPPEVTEAVDAAFTQARDFVAAFDPTLVVSFAPDHYNGFFYDLMPPFCIGYEARGVGDYGTTEGPLDVPTAVAERLAQHVIDRDVDVAISRRMDIDHGAIQPLEILFGGIDTVPTIPVFVNGVARPFTRMRRIRQLGLAIGDFLAGLDERVLVIGSGGLSHDPPVPQWATASDQQRAMLLDGRHPTAAARDARQQRVIDTAREFAAGRAEIRDLNPEWDLALLDVLASGDLTAIDAMTPDQMASDAGNSAHEVRTWVAAYSALSAAGAYDVTSRFYRPIPELIAGFGVTTALPRTPALARG from the coding sequence ATGAGCCTCGCGCTGGTCTGCATGTCCCACAGCCCGCTGCTCGACTTCGCCGAGCCGCCGCCGGAGGTCACCGAGGCCGTCGACGCGGCCTTCACCCAGGCCCGCGACTTCGTGGCCGCCTTCGACCCGACCCTCGTCGTCTCCTTCGCCCCCGACCACTACAACGGCTTCTTCTACGACCTCATGCCGCCGTTCTGCATCGGCTACGAGGCCCGCGGCGTCGGCGACTACGGCACGACCGAAGGCCCCCTGGACGTGCCGACGGCCGTCGCGGAGCGGCTCGCCCAGCACGTCATCGACCGCGACGTGGACGTCGCCATCTCGCGACGGATGGACATCGACCACGGCGCCATCCAGCCGCTGGAGATCCTCTTCGGCGGCATCGACACCGTGCCGACGATCCCCGTCTTCGTCAACGGCGTGGCCCGGCCGTTCACCCGGATGCGCCGGATCCGCCAGCTCGGGCTCGCGATCGGCGACTTCCTGGCCGGGTTGGACGAGCGCGTCCTGGTGATCGGGTCCGGCGGCCTCTCCCACGACCCGCCCGTCCCGCAGTGGGCGACCGCGAGCGACCAGCAGCGCGCCATGCTCCTCGACGGACGGCACCCGACGGCGGCCGCGCGCGACGCCCGCCAGCAGCGCGTGATCGACACCGCCCGGGAGTTCGCCGCCGGCCGCGCCGAGATCCGCGACCTCAACCCCGAGTGGGACCTGGCCCTGCTCGACGTACTCGCCTCGGGCGATCTCACGGCCATCGACGCGATGACGCCCGACCAGATGGCGTCCGACGCCGGGAACTCCGCCCACGAGGTCCGGACCTGGGTCGCCGCCTACAGCGCGCTCTCCGCGGCCGGCGCGTACGACGTCACCTCCCGCTTCTACCGCCCGATCCCCGAGCTGATCGCCGGCTTCGGCGTGACCACCGCCCTCCCCCGCACCCCCGCGCTCGCCCGCGGCTGA
- a CDS encoding MFS transporter — translation MELRETIRRTTMTAFQWKVVALCILLTVVDGYEILITAFTLPALIAHWELSTGQAGLVASIGTLGMGIGAVALSPLADRVGRRRLILGSLLLIVTGMVLSGLAPTFESFLAARFFAGLFLGGIVPSINVLVSEYASDERRGSVMGVYGIGLPLGAALGGFASIELIDTFTWRGPYLAAAAVTAVLLVAAWRILPESVGYLTEKQPPRALETYNAIGARIGVPPVTSLPVPTSAAAGRRVSVVTDVFSGLMLRRTVLLWISYALLIASFYFANSLTAKLVAQTTGKPDIGITAQSLVAVGGVVGALAFAWLSSRIHPRVVTGAIMFVGTAVFLVFAAFFSNPSLVLLLAVLVGFSVNGGVAAYYAISPPIYPTAVRATAVGLMMGVGRVVAFLAPNIAAFLEERGLSAPDLYRLYGGILVLSGVAVLLLHRSYRGADSEDAMEAETRAGSLVGEAGIGATMR, via the coding sequence ATGGAGCTGAGAGAGACCATCCGGCGCACGACCATGACAGCCTTCCAGTGGAAGGTGGTGGCGCTGTGCATCCTGCTCACCGTCGTCGACGGCTACGAGATCCTGATCACCGCCTTCACCCTGCCGGCGCTGATCGCCCACTGGGAGCTCAGCACCGGCCAGGCCGGCCTGGTCGCGTCCATCGGCACCCTCGGCATGGGGATCGGCGCGGTCGCGCTCAGCCCGCTCGCCGACCGCGTCGGCCGGCGCCGGCTGATCCTCGGCTCGCTCCTGCTGATCGTGACCGGCATGGTGCTCAGCGGACTGGCGCCCACCTTCGAGTCCTTCCTCGCGGCCCGCTTCTTCGCCGGTCTCTTCCTCGGCGGCATCGTGCCGAGCATCAACGTGCTGGTGTCGGAGTACGCCTCCGACGAGCGCCGTGGCTCGGTGATGGGTGTCTACGGCATCGGCCTGCCTCTCGGCGCGGCGCTCGGCGGCTTCGCCTCGATCGAGCTGATCGACACCTTCACCTGGCGCGGCCCCTATCTCGCGGCGGCCGCCGTCACCGCGGTCCTGCTGGTCGCGGCCTGGCGGATCCTGCCCGAGTCGGTCGGCTACCTGACCGAGAAGCAGCCCCCGCGCGCGCTGGAGACCTACAACGCCATCGGCGCCCGGATCGGCGTCCCCCCGGTGACCAGCCTGCCGGTGCCGACCTCGGCGGCCGCCGGGCGCCGGGTCTCGGTCGTCACCGACGTCTTCAGCGGCCTGATGCTGCGCCGCACCGTGCTGCTGTGGATCTCCTACGCCCTGCTGATCGCGTCCTTCTACTTCGCCAACAGCCTCACGGCGAAGCTCGTCGCCCAGACCACCGGCAAGCCCGACATCGGCATCACCGCGCAGTCCCTGGTCGCCGTCGGCGGCGTGGTCGGCGCGCTGGCCTTCGCGTGGCTGTCGTCGCGGATCCACCCGCGGGTGGTCACCGGCGCCATCATGTTCGTCGGTACGGCGGTCTTCCTGGTGTTCGCCGCGTTCTTCTCGAACCCGTCCCTGGTGCTCCTGCTCGCCGTGCTCGTCGGGTTCTCCGTCAACGGTGGCGTCGCGGCGTACTACGCCATCAGCCCGCCGATCTACCCCACCGCGGTCCGGGCCACCGCGGTCGGCCTGATGATGGGCGTCGGCCGGGTGGTGGCCTTCCTCGCCCCCAACATCGCCGCCTTCCTCGAGGAGCGCGGACTGTCCGCCCCCGACCTCTACCGGCTGTACGGCGGCATCCTGGTGCTGTCGGGCGTCGCGGTCCTCCTGCTGCACCGCAGCTATCGCGGAGCGGACTCCGAGGACGCGATGGAGGCCGAGACCCGGGCCGGATCGCTGGTCGGTGAGGCCGGCATCGGCGCCACGATGCGGTGA
- the mhpA gene encoding bifunctional 3-(3-hydroxy-phenyl)propionate/3-hydroxycinnamic acid hydroxylase MhpA, protein MTTEATTQATTEATTDADVIIIGAGPVGLTLANLLGVRGQRAIVLESRAELIDYPRGVGLDDESIRTLQTAGLWEAVRPYTVPHHVVRFVNGRGQVLATNDPRTDEFGHPRKHGFIQPLVDRELARGLDRFSTTELRFGHTVTGLDDDGRRVRVTAQRPDGSTTHLTASYVVGCEGGRSFTRGWIGADFVGKSPSTRWLVVDVDNDPLGTPSVYLGADPRRPYVSIGLPHGIRRWEFMLFDDEPTDLVDSPAFMHRLLAPHVPDPASLAVINKRVFTHHGRIASTFRKGRVLIAGDAAHLMPVWLGQGWNSGIRDATNLAWKLTSVLTGQADDGLLDSYTTERHQHASDMIDINMAAGAIMKCGPVKGRLRDLAAAALNVAPSVKAYFSELRFKPMPRYAAGVVVDQATLEPGRSDAGFERNRLQPFTDAAGRLSPVGSQFIQPRVTIAGAADVLLDDVLGDWWAIAAWGNDPSRLLSAADLALVERLGIQLVSFVPETQRTWAEQRFANGPVPVTVVGDPSGRLKSWFDTRSCGVVVLRPDRFVAAAALAQQASAAFAATLTAASYRPAAASVPALEGAPA, encoded by the coding sequence GTGACCACCGAAGCAACGACGCAAGCAACGACCGAAGCGACGACCGACGCCGACGTGATCATCATCGGCGCGGGCCCGGTCGGCCTGACCCTCGCCAACCTGCTGGGCGTGCGCGGGCAGCGCGCGATCGTGCTCGAGTCCCGCGCCGAGCTGATCGACTACCCCCGCGGCGTCGGCCTCGACGACGAGTCCATCCGCACCCTGCAGACCGCCGGACTCTGGGAGGCGGTACGCCCCTACACGGTCCCCCACCACGTCGTCCGGTTCGTCAACGGCCGCGGCCAGGTGCTCGCCACCAACGATCCCCGCACCGACGAGTTCGGCCACCCGCGCAAGCACGGCTTCATCCAGCCGCTCGTCGACCGCGAGCTCGCCCGGGGCCTGGACCGGTTCAGCACGACCGAGCTGCGGTTCGGGCACACCGTCACCGGCCTCGACGACGACGGACGACGGGTCCGGGTCACCGCCCAGCGCCCCGACGGCAGTACCACCCACCTCACCGCGTCGTACGTCGTGGGCTGCGAGGGCGGCCGGTCCTTCACCCGCGGCTGGATCGGCGCCGACTTCGTCGGGAAGTCGCCCTCCACCCGCTGGCTGGTGGTCGACGTCGACAACGACCCCCTCGGTACGCCGTCGGTCTACCTCGGCGCCGACCCCCGCCGTCCGTACGTCTCCATCGGCCTCCCCCACGGGATCCGCCGCTGGGAGTTCATGCTGTTCGACGACGAGCCGACCGACCTGGTCGACAGCCCCGCCTTCATGCACCGGCTGCTGGCGCCGCACGTCCCGGACCCCGCGTCGCTGGCCGTGATCAACAAGCGCGTCTTCACCCACCACGGCCGGATCGCCTCGACCTTCCGCAAGGGCCGGGTGCTGATCGCGGGCGACGCCGCGCACCTGATGCCGGTCTGGCTGGGCCAGGGCTGGAACTCGGGCATCCGCGACGCCACGAATCTCGCCTGGAAGCTGACCTCCGTCCTCACCGGCCAGGCCGACGACGGGCTGCTCGACAGCTACACCACCGAGCGCCACCAGCACGCCTCGGACATGATCGACATCAACATGGCCGCGGGCGCGATCATGAAGTGCGGTCCGGTCAAGGGCCGGCTGCGCGATCTCGCGGCCGCCGCCCTCAACGTCGCCCCGTCGGTGAAGGCGTACTTCTCGGAGCTGCGGTTCAAGCCGATGCCGCGGTACGCCGCCGGCGTGGTCGTCGACCAGGCGACCCTGGAGCCGGGCCGCTCGGACGCCGGGTTCGAGCGCAACCGGCTGCAGCCCTTCACCGACGCCGCCGGTCGCCTCTCCCCCGTCGGGTCCCAGTTCATCCAGCCCCGGGTCACGATCGCCGGGGCCGCCGACGTGCTCCTGGACGACGTCCTCGGGGACTGGTGGGCGATCGCCGCCTGGGGCAACGACCCCAGCCGGCTGCTGTCCGCCGCCGACCTCGCGCTCGTCGAGCGCCTCGGCATCCAGCTGGTCAGCTTCGTCCCGGAGACCCAGCGGACCTGGGCCGAGCAGCGCTTCGCGAACGGGCCGGTGCCGGTGACCGTCGTCGGCGACCCGTCCGGCCGCCTCAAGTCCTGGTTCGACACCCGCTCCTGCGGCGTGGTCGTGCTCCGCCCGGACCGCTTCGTCGCCGCGGCCGCGCTCGCGCAGCAGGCCTCCGCGGCGTTCGCCGCGACCCTCACGGCGGCGTCCTACCGCCCCGCGGCGGCGTCCGTCCCCGCCCTGGAAGGAGCGCCGGCATGA
- a CDS encoding thioredoxin domain-containing protein, with the protein MPNRLADATSPYLLQHKDNPVDWWEWGPEAFAEAKRRNVPILLSVGYAACHWCHVMAHESFEDQATADYLNAHYVSIKVDREERPDVDAVYMQATTAMTGQGGWPMTVVMDPEGAPFFAGTYLPDQPRHGSPSFTQVLQALRGAWVDRGDDVRRTAASVAEHLRKEASLPAYALTGERIDGAVATLAQEYDAMAGGFGDAPKFPPTMVLEFLRRYRGESVQQARHMLARTVAAMAGSGMYDQVGGGFARYAVDRAWVVPHFEKMLYDNAQLLGLYARLGSELGDRIATETADFMLRELRTEQGGFASALDADSPAEPGGHAEEGLFYAWTPAQLIEVLGPTDGAWAAELFGVTEEGTFEHGMSTLQLRHYPQDPADRSRLADVRRRLLAAREQRPRPARDDKVVAAWNGLAISGLVDAGRRLGRPDYVEAARATAELLERLHVKDGRILRVSRDGVVGAHAGVLEDYGCVASGLLALAQATADGRWLRLATRLLDTALASFAAADGGFYDTADDAEVLVARPRDPGDNASPSGFSSLVHALVEAHALTGDGRYRDAAERALATVSVLADRAPRFAGWSLAAAVTMLDGPLEVAVVGPSGPERDALVAKALTLPGAVVVAAEGATEEIPLLAGRTPVDGRPAAYVCRGFVCERPVTEPDGIG; encoded by the coding sequence GTGCCCAACCGCCTCGCCGACGCCACCAGCCCCTACCTCCTCCAGCACAAGGACAACCCGGTCGACTGGTGGGAGTGGGGACCGGAGGCGTTCGCGGAGGCCAAGCGGAGGAACGTCCCCATCCTCCTGTCAGTGGGCTACGCCGCCTGCCACTGGTGCCATGTCATGGCCCACGAGTCCTTCGAGGACCAGGCGACGGCGGACTATCTCAACGCCCACTACGTGAGCATCAAGGTGGATCGCGAGGAGCGGCCGGACGTCGATGCGGTGTACATGCAGGCGACCACCGCGATGACGGGGCAGGGTGGGTGGCCGATGACGGTGGTGATGGATCCCGAGGGGGCGCCGTTCTTCGCGGGGACCTACCTGCCGGACCAGCCGCGGCACGGGTCGCCGTCGTTCACGCAGGTGCTGCAGGCGCTGCGGGGGGCGTGGGTGGACCGGGGCGATGACGTACGCCGGACCGCGGCGAGCGTGGCCGAGCACCTGCGCAAGGAGGCGAGTCTGCCGGCGTACGCGCTGACGGGGGAGCGGATCGACGGGGCGGTGGCGACCCTGGCGCAGGAGTACGACGCGATGGCGGGTGGGTTCGGGGATGCGCCGAAGTTCCCGCCGACGATGGTGCTGGAGTTCCTGCGCCGCTACCGGGGCGAGTCGGTGCAGCAGGCGCGGCACATGCTGGCGCGGACGGTGGCGGCGATGGCGGGCAGCGGGATGTACGACCAGGTGGGCGGCGGGTTCGCGCGGTACGCCGTCGACCGGGCCTGGGTGGTGCCGCACTTCGAGAAGATGCTCTACGACAACGCCCAGCTGCTCGGCCTCTACGCGCGGCTGGGCAGCGAGCTGGGGGACCGGATCGCGACGGAGACGGCCGACTTCATGCTGCGCGAGCTGCGCACGGAGCAGGGTGGCTTCGCGTCCGCGCTCGACGCGGACAGCCCGGCCGAGCCCGGCGGGCATGCGGAGGAGGGCCTGTTCTACGCCTGGACGCCCGCCCAGCTCATCGAGGTCTTGGGGCCGACCGACGGGGCCTGGGCGGCGGAGCTGTTCGGGGTCACCGAGGAGGGGACCTTCGAGCACGGGATGTCGACGCTGCAGCTGCGCCACTACCCCCAGGACCCCGCCGACCGGAGCCGCCTGGCCGACGTACGACGCCGGCTGCTCGCCGCGCGCGAGCAGCGGCCGCGTCCGGCGCGCGACGACAAGGTGGTCGCCGCGTGGAACGGGCTCGCGATCAGCGGACTGGTCGACGCGGGACGGCGGCTCGGCCGGCCGGACTACGTCGAGGCGGCCCGCGCGACCGCCGAGCTGCTCGAGCGGCTCCACGTGAAGGACGGCCGGATCCTACGGGTCTCCCGCGACGGTGTGGTGGGCGCGCACGCGGGCGTGCTGGAGGACTACGGCTGCGTGGCCTCGGGCCTCCTCGCCCTGGCCCAGGCGACGGCCGACGGGCGTTGGCTGCGCCTGGCCACCCGGCTCCTCGACACCGCGCTCGCGAGCTTCGCCGCTGCGGACGGGGGCTTCTACGACACCGCCGACGACGCGGAGGTGCTGGTCGCCCGGCCGCGCGATCCGGGCGACAACGCCAGTCCGAGCGGGTTCAGCAGCCTGGTCCACGCGCTGGTGGAGGCGCACGCGCTGACCGGGGATGGCCGCTACCGGGACGCCGCGGAGCGGGCGCTGGCGACGGTCAGCGTGCTCGCCGACAGGGCGCCGCGGTTCGCGGGCTGGTCGCTCGCGGCGGCGGTGACCATGCTCGACGGGCCGCTCGAGGTCGCGGTCGTCGGCCCCTCCGGTCCCGAGCGCGACGCCCTCGTCGCGAAGG